The proteins below come from a single Streptosporangiales bacterium genomic window:
- a CDS encoding DUF222 domain-containing protein: DPTRAAAEARLVQTATELDPARLRCAAKHLGACLDPDGVLATEKEQQENQQFTITADLHGMYALRGRLDAPTANAVTLAIEALAKPKPEADGTPDLRTATRRRAEALGQLATLALGHPDMPTSGGYRPQVIATITLAELQDRVGLAWLNNGEPVSVQELLQTACQADAALAVFGHHGEMLHYGRNKRLAPPPLRRALVARDGGCVVHGCDAPPQHTEAHHLTWWSHGGATDIDNLALVCTAHHTAVHDGTVHLAMLNGRPHTVPPKWLDPTQNPRLNRCTRGRRDPDASCQSSIAAGAATPGRVTRVDSVVVSVASWSQPVNGTLTVSGHGEGAVHVCAARVVGGASPHRRGLHLVPARGEVHVDHVHVIKRCGRRAY, from the coding sequence ACGACCCGACCCGTGCCGCGGCGGAGGCCCGGCTGGTGCAGACCGCGACTGAGCTGGATCCGGCGCGGTTGCGGTGTGCGGCCAAACACCTGGGCGCGTGCCTGGACCCCGACGGGGTCCTGGCGACGGAGAAGGAGCAGCAGGAGAACCAGCAGTTCACGATCACCGCGGACCTGCACGGCATGTACGCCCTCCGCGGCCGCCTCGACGCCCCCACCGCCAACGCCGTCACCCTCGCGATCGAGGCCCTGGCCAAGCCGAAACCCGAAGCCGACGGCACCCCCGATCTGCGGACCGCGACCCGCCGCCGCGCCGAGGCGCTCGGCCAGCTCGCCACCCTCGCTCTCGGGCACCCGGACATGCCCACCAGTGGTGGGTACCGGCCGCAGGTCATCGCCACCATCACATTGGCTGAACTCCAGGACCGTGTCGGGCTCGCGTGGCTGAACAACGGTGAACCCGTCTCCGTGCAGGAGCTGCTGCAGACCGCGTGCCAGGCCGACGCCGCGCTCGCCGTCTTCGGGCACCACGGGGAGATGCTGCACTACGGCCGGAACAAGCGCCTCGCCCCACCCCCGCTGCGTCGGGCACTGGTCGCCCGCGACGGCGGCTGTGTGGTCCACGGGTGCGACGCGCCACCGCAACACACCGAAGCGCACCACCTCACCTGGTGGTCCCACGGCGGAGCCACCGACATCGACAACCTCGCGCTGGTCTGCACCGCCCACCACACGGCGGTCCACGACGGCACCGTCCACCTCGCGATGCTCAACGGCCGCCCCCACACAGTGCCACCCAAGTGGCTCGACCCCACCCAGAATCCCCGCCTGAACAGGTGCACGCGCGGCCGCCGTGACCCCGATGCGAGTTGTCAGTCATCCATCGCCGCTGGTGCGGCGACCCCGGGGCGGGTGACAAGGGTGGACTCGGTCGTGGTGTCGGTCGCTTCGTGGTCGCAACCCGTGAACGGCACCCTCACCGTGTCGGGGCATGGTGAGGGTGCCGTTCACGTGTGCGCTGCGAGGGTCGTCGGTGGAGCTTCACCTCACCGACGTGGACTTCACCTCGTCCCGGCACGAGGTGAAGTCCACGTTGATCACGTGCACGTGATCAAACGGTGCGGGCGGCGAGCCTATTGA
- a CDS encoding NUDIX domain-containing protein: MGELIVLRHGETEWSRTGRHTGRTDVPLSAHGEDQARGLLPALRRRGVVRTFVSPAKRAGLTARLAGLRGAEVDADLWEWDYGAYEGRTTEQIRQGRPPGGGLDHGEDPLAAVVREVTEETGYECAVDRLLGVEGRRVRFTRKPPVDMHAVRVFYEAHVVGGELRHEKNGSTDRAEWFDLDAVADLIRSELVDRGLRYLADRPATGNLG, encoded by the coding sequence GTGGGCGAACTGATCGTGTTGCGGCACGGCGAGACGGAGTGGAGTCGTACCGGCCGACACACCGGACGCACCGACGTGCCGCTGTCGGCGCACGGCGAGGATCAGGCACGCGGTCTGTTGCCGGCGCTGCGGCGCCGCGGCGTCGTGCGCACGTTCGTGAGTCCCGCGAAGCGCGCAGGGCTGACCGCGCGGTTGGCCGGCCTCCGCGGCGCCGAGGTCGACGCGGACCTGTGGGAGTGGGACTACGGCGCGTACGAGGGCCGGACGACCGAGCAGATCAGGCAGGGGCGGCCCCCGGGGGGCGGGCTCGACCACGGCGAGGACCCGCTCGCCGCGGTCGTCCGCGAGGTCACCGAGGAGACCGGCTACGAGTGCGCGGTCGACCGGCTGCTCGGCGTCGAGGGTCGCCGGGTGCGGTTCACCCGCAAGCCCCCGGTCGACATGCACGCGGTGCGCGTCTTCTACGAGGCCCACGTCGTCGGCGGCGAGCTGCGGCACGAGAAGAACGGCAGCACCGACCGCGCCGAGTGGTTCGACCTCGACGCCGTGGCCGACCTCATCAGGTCCGAGCTCGTCGACCGCGGCCTGCGCTACCTCGCCGACCGCCCCGCCACCGGTAACCTCGGCTGA
- a CDS encoding plasmid stabilization protein, protein MPQQAWGSKRERQYEHVKVAKKQRGAGEDRAQEIAARTVNKNRARSGESRQASKVSTTGASPQKRGGKRSGNRQGSGGPTKAQLYNDAKKRNIKGRSTMTKRELQNALGR, encoded by the coding sequence ATGCCGCAGCAGGCGTGGGGAAGCAAACGGGAACGGCAGTACGAGCACGTCAAGGTCGCGAAGAAGCAGCGGGGGGCCGGTGAGGACCGGGCGCAGGAGATCGCCGCGCGGACCGTGAACAAGAACCGGGCCCGGTCCGGGGAGAGCCGGCAGGCGAGCAAGGTGTCGACCACGGGTGCGTCGCCGCAGAAGCGGGGCGGCAAGCGTTCCGGAAACCGTCAGGGGTCAGGCGGGCCCACCAAGGCCCAGCTGTACAACGATGCGAAGAAGCGCAACATCAAGGGCCGGTCGACGATGACCAAGCGTGAGCTGCAGAACGCGCTCGGCAGGTAA
- a CDS encoding hemerythrin domain-containing protein — protein MAAGPAPDLVDVIIADHREMEALFTELEHERRDSDPGRRRDLVDHLITELVRHAVAEEQYLYPEARAVLYDGDDIADRELDEHAAAEALMKRLEAFDVTVPEFAVLLAQLIKQTRQRVEEQEANLLPRLRTTCDPARLRELGERFRAGKQAAPTRPHPAVPHTPPADKILTPGTGLIDRLRDALTGRGS, from the coding sequence ATGGCTGCCGGCCCAGCACCTGATCTGGTGGACGTGATCATCGCCGATCACCGTGAGATGGAGGCACTCTTCACCGAGTTGGAGCACGAGCGTAGAGACAGCGACCCAGGGCGGCGCCGCGATCTCGTCGACCATCTGATCACCGAGTTGGTGCGGCACGCGGTGGCCGAGGAGCAGTACCTGTACCCCGAAGCCCGGGCAGTTCTGTATGACGGCGACGACATCGCCGACCGTGAGCTCGACGAGCACGCCGCTGCCGAAGCGCTGATGAAGCGTCTGGAAGCCTTCGACGTCACCGTCCCGGAGTTCGCGGTGCTGCTCGCCCAGTTGATCAAACAGACCCGGCAGCGGGTCGAGGAGCAGGAGGCGAACCTGCTGCCCCGGCTGCGGACCACCTGTGATCCAGCCCGACTCCGCGAGCTCGGCGAGAGGTTCCGGGCCGGCAAGCAGGCAGCACCGACCCGACCGCATCCGGCAGTGCCTCACACGCCACCGGCCGACAAGATCCTCACGCCCGGAACCGGACTGATCGACCGGCTCCGCGACGCGCTGACCGGCCGTGGGAGCTGA
- a CDS encoding ANTAR domain-containing protein — protein sequence MAAWRTYGLAHGLTKSLSVPLPTSTGAPLGALNLYSISAAKLTQDDHDAAVVFAAQAAGAVMVAIRLAEQAELLDQLERALESRAVINQAKGVVMAQEHCTADQAFAILRTASQRRNTKLRDLARAIVTRVGIPDPGSSDDNPGSRG from the coding sequence GTGGCGGCCTGGCGCACCTACGGCCTGGCGCACGGACTGACCAAGTCGCTGTCCGTGCCGCTGCCGACCTCGACCGGGGCACCGCTGGGAGCGTTGAACCTCTACTCGATCAGCGCTGCGAAACTCACCCAGGACGATCATGACGCGGCGGTGGTGTTCGCCGCACAGGCCGCAGGCGCCGTGATGGTCGCGATACGACTCGCCGAGCAGGCCGAGCTGCTCGACCAGCTGGAACGAGCACTGGAATCCCGCGCGGTGATCAACCAGGCCAAGGGCGTCGTGATGGCACAGGAACACTGCACCGCCGACCAGGCGTTCGCGATCCTGAGGACCGCGTCCCAGCGGCGCAACACCAAGCTCCGCGACCTCGCGAGGGCCATCGTCACCCGCGTCGGCATTCCCGACCCAGGGTCCTCGGACGACAACCCAGGTTCTCGTGGTTGA
- a CDS encoding glucose 1-dehydrogenase: protein MSNDQHEQQHPRHQHPRPDFPEQAQPHPGLDSAMDPEPDYGYETYRGLGRLEGKTAVITGGDSGIGRAVALAFAREGADIAFSYLDAEKSDADQTVRVVEDAGRSAVAVPADISEPDACTQIVERAVQRFGQVDVLVNNAAYQMAFDGIESIPADLLVHTFKTNIIAMFWMCQAALPHMPEGGSIINVASIQAHKPSPPLLPYASTKGAIVTFTKGLSQELIERGIRVNAVAPGPVWTPIIPASMSEEKTAQFGKNAPVGRPGQPVELAPAFVFLASQESSFVNGEVLGVTGGQLMP from the coding sequence ATGTCGAACGATCAGCACGAGCAGCAGCATCCGCGCCATCAGCATCCGCGACCTGACTTCCCCGAGCAGGCGCAGCCGCATCCGGGGCTGGACTCCGCGATGGACCCCGAGCCCGACTACGGGTACGAGACGTACCGCGGCCTCGGCCGGCTCGAAGGGAAGACCGCGGTCATCACCGGTGGAGACTCCGGAATCGGCCGCGCCGTGGCGCTCGCATTCGCGCGCGAGGGAGCCGACATCGCGTTCTCGTACCTCGACGCGGAGAAGTCCGACGCCGACCAGACCGTACGGGTCGTCGAGGACGCCGGCCGCTCCGCCGTCGCCGTCCCCGCCGACATCAGCGAGCCCGACGCGTGCACGCAGATCGTCGAACGTGCAGTGCAACGGTTCGGCCAGGTGGACGTGCTCGTCAACAACGCGGCCTACCAGATGGCGTTCGACGGGATCGAGTCGATTCCCGCCGACCTGCTCGTGCACACGTTCAAGACCAACATCATCGCGATGTTCTGGATGTGCCAGGCGGCCCTGCCGCACATGCCCGAGGGCGGGTCGATCATCAACGTCGCGTCGATCCAGGCGCACAAGCCGTCGCCGCCGCTGCTGCCGTACGCCTCGACCAAGGGCGCGATCGTCACCTTCACCAAAGGGCTGTCACAGGAGCTGATCGAACGCGGCATCAGGGTCAATGCGGTCGCACCCGGGCCGGTCTGGACGCCGATCATCCCCGCGTCGATGTCGGAGGAGAAGACCGCGCAGTTCGGCAAGAACGCGCCCGTCGGACGCCCCGGACAGCCCGTCGAGCTCGCACCGGCCTTCGTCTTCCTCGCCTCCCAGGAGTCGAGCTTCGTCAACGGCGAGGTGCTCGGCGTCACCGGCGGCCAGCTCATGCCGTGA
- a CDS encoding protein kinase — protein sequence MNERLGRGASMDATEDECPVRPDITRLLPQYRLRQQLSSTLMSEVFRAEETERGLDVALKVIGPELMRRRAFASRFKRETTIAAGLRHPNIVDVYAAGEVGDGDDVLGYLAMRFVEGANLGRVIADRRRLDLEETVAVARQIASALDAAHAQGLVHRDVKPANILVEAATNRYYLCDFGIAKSTAASTVTATGAAMGSALYWSPEQQVNSRDVDRRSDVYSLGCVLYDCLVGLAPPASRARRSREVPSLSAPVGSVLQKAMAVDPADRYATCGELADELAAAAEKTRRRRRLSTVGGRTALGLVAVLTLLLFLVVPGQGQDQTTDLARIPAALRGDCRAATTAMTGAASALSCPDDAGRTAVTSLFTAGSTASRAYRRAVAASGVGRSQGDCVRGTQGEHRYPATGPPVGRVLCYVRDGRAVVVWIDDEARTVSRAEASDATALRRAWTGWTGTDRAFPSADERALVDVAAGIDCVRAATADLDAFPAATAAVTCVPRGSGARSVTYYRFASRPVLRDSFSDRVQAAGADSGARCAEGDAPGFLGTGRHDWLGVDLGQVLCRPESDGTLRMDWSMEPLLVAGTVTGVERTTLTGWWSQWHLAPLSRIVEAVNEQAAPPFPSASERAVVRRVPRVSRINCVRPSPEQVWRDVGAADVTGVACGPTSGAGMVVYYRFRDVAAMRAAYNDSGGGGGGCTDPSNGFSGSGAYSRGGRSGRIRCGVIEGTGERFLEWTDDRRAIAVYAHRGRGPVAMVDWWIHDAGPT from the coding sequence GTGAACGAGCGGCTCGGGCGCGGCGCATCCATGGACGCGACCGAGGACGAGTGCCCGGTCAGACCGGATATCACCCGACTGCTACCCCAGTATCGGCTGCGCCAGCAGCTGTCCAGCACCTTGATGAGCGAGGTGTTCCGCGCCGAGGAGACGGAGCGCGGGCTGGACGTCGCGCTCAAGGTGATCGGGCCCGAGCTCATGCGGCGGCGCGCCTTCGCGTCCCGGTTCAAGCGAGAGACCACGATCGCGGCGGGGTTGCGCCACCCGAACATCGTGGACGTCTACGCGGCCGGCGAGGTCGGTGACGGTGACGACGTCCTCGGCTACCTGGCGATGCGGTTCGTCGAGGGAGCGAACCTGGGCCGGGTCATCGCCGATCGTCGGCGACTGGACCTGGAGGAGACGGTCGCCGTCGCACGCCAGATCGCGAGTGCCCTCGACGCGGCGCACGCCCAGGGCCTCGTGCATCGGGACGTCAAGCCCGCCAACATCCTCGTCGAGGCGGCGACGAACCGGTACTACCTGTGCGACTTCGGCATCGCGAAGAGCACCGCGGCGAGCACCGTCACCGCCACGGGTGCGGCGATGGGCAGTGCGCTGTACTGGTCGCCCGAGCAGCAGGTGAACAGTCGTGACGTCGACCGCAGGTCCGACGTCTACTCGCTCGGTTGTGTGCTCTACGACTGCCTTGTCGGGTTGGCACCTCCGGCGTCGCGTGCCCGCCGGAGTCGCGAGGTCCCCTCCCTCAGCGCACCCGTCGGCAGCGTCCTGCAGAAGGCGATGGCCGTCGACCCGGCCGATCGGTACGCCACGTGCGGCGAGCTGGCGGACGAACTCGCGGCAGCGGCCGAGAAGACTCGGCGGCGGCGCCGGTTGTCGACCGTGGGCGGCCGGACAGCCCTCGGCCTGGTCGCCGTCCTCACCCTGCTCCTGTTCCTCGTGGTTCCAGGCCAGGGGCAGGACCAGACGACGGACCTGGCGAGGATCCCCGCCGCACTGCGCGGCGACTGCCGGGCCGCGACCACGGCGATGACCGGCGCGGCATCCGCACTGTCCTGCCCGGACGACGCGGGCCGCACCGCGGTGACGTCCCTGTTCACGGCCGGCAGCACCGCCTCCCGTGCCTACCGCCGAGCCGTCGCCGCGTCGGGTGTCGGCAGATCGCAGGGCGACTGCGTACGGGGCACCCAGGGTGAGCACCGCTATCCGGCCACCGGGCCGCCGGTCGGGCGCGTGCTCTGCTACGTCCGCGACGGCCGGGCCGTCGTCGTCTGGATCGACGACGAAGCCCGCACCGTGAGCCGGGCCGAGGCATCCGACGCCACGGCCCTGCGTCGAGCCTGGACCGGATGGACCGGCACCGACCGGGCGTTCCCCAGCGCCGACGAGCGTGCCCTGGTCGACGTCGCGGCCGGTATCGACTGCGTGCGCGCCGCCACCGCAGACCTGGACGCGTTCCCGGCGGCCACCGCCGCGGTGACCTGCGTCCCGAGAGGGTCGGGCGCGCGGTCGGTCACCTACTACAGGTTCGCGTCACGGCCGGTGCTCAGGGACAGCTTCAGTGACCGCGTGCAGGCGGCCGGGGCCGACAGCGGAGCGCGGTGCGCCGAGGGCGACGCACCCGGCTTTCTCGGCACCGGGCGACACGACTGGCTCGGCGTCGATCTCGGACAGGTGCTGTGCCGGCCGGAGTCGGACGGCACGCTGCGGATGGACTGGTCCATGGAGCCGTTGCTCGTGGCGGGAACGGTGACCGGCGTCGAGCGGACCACGCTCACGGGCTGGTGGTCGCAATGGCACCTCGCACCGCTGAGCCGCATCGTCGAAGCGGTCAACGAGCAGGCCGCACCGCCGTTCCCCAGCGCGTCCGAGCGAGCGGTCGTCCGCCGCGTCCCGCGCGTCTCCAGGATCAACTGTGTGCGCCCTTCACCTGAGCAGGTGTGGCGGGACGTGGGCGCCGCGGACGTGACCGGCGTGGCCTGTGGGCCGACCAGCGGCGCCGGGATGGTCGTGTACTACCGGTTCCGTGACGTCGCCGCGATGCGAGCCGCCTACAACGACTCCGGGGGCGGTGGCGGCGGCTGCACCGATCCGTCGAACGGCTTCAGCGGGAGCGGTGCGTACTCCCGCGGTGGCCGCAGCGGCAGGATCCGCTGCGGCGTGATCGAGGGCACCGGCGAGCGATTCCTGGAGTGGACCGACGACCGCCGGGCCATCGCCGTGTACGCGCACCGGGGGCGCGGCCCCGTGGCGATGGTCGACTGGTGGATCCACGACGCGGGCCCGACCTGA
- a CDS encoding acyl-CoA dehydrogenase — translation MDFAFDARTEELRRELLAFMDEHVYPAEPVFEAQLAERTEPWTSVPVVEELKAEARRRGLWNLFLTGEHSLTGEHSLTGKDGAGLTNLQYAPLAEISGHSPQLAPTALNCAAPDTGNMEVLAAFGTERQREQWLRPLLDGAIRSAFAMTEPDVASSDATNVRTRIERDGDDYVVNGHKWFITGAMSPNCRILIVMGKTDPDAETHRQQSMVLVPRDTPGVTVRRGMRVFGYADDDHGGHAEIVFDDVRVPADNLVGEEGGGFAIAQSRLGPGRIHHCMRLIGMAERAIELTCRRALDRQPFGRPLAEQGVVQEWIAEARVRVEQLRLLVLKTAWLMDTVGNRGAHTEIQAIKIATPLTVEWILDKAIQAHGAGGVSQDFPLAALWATARSLRFADGPDEVHRRSLARRELRRHRT, via the coding sequence ATGGACTTCGCATTCGACGCCCGCACGGAGGAACTGCGTCGGGAGCTGCTCGCGTTCATGGACGAGCACGTCTACCCGGCGGAGCCGGTGTTCGAGGCGCAGCTCGCGGAGCGCACCGAACCGTGGACGAGCGTCCCGGTCGTCGAGGAGCTCAAGGCCGAGGCCAGGCGACGTGGCCTGTGGAACCTGTTCCTTACCGGCGAGCACAGCCTTACCGGCGAGCACAGCCTGACCGGTAAAGACGGCGCCGGGCTGACCAACCTGCAGTACGCGCCGCTGGCCGAGATCAGCGGCCACAGTCCGCAGCTCGCGCCGACGGCGCTCAACTGTGCGGCGCCGGACACCGGCAACATGGAGGTGCTGGCGGCGTTCGGCACCGAGCGTCAGCGCGAGCAGTGGCTGCGACCGCTGCTGGACGGGGCGATCCGGTCCGCGTTCGCGATGACCGAGCCCGACGTGGCGTCCTCCGACGCGACCAACGTCCGCACCCGCATCGAACGCGACGGCGACGACTACGTCGTCAACGGCCACAAGTGGTTCATCACCGGGGCGATGAGCCCGAACTGCCGGATCCTCATCGTCATGGGCAAGACCGACCCGGACGCCGAGACGCATCGGCAGCAGAGCATGGTGCTCGTACCGCGGGACACGCCAGGCGTGACCGTCCGGCGCGGCATGCGGGTGTTCGGCTACGCCGACGACGACCACGGCGGTCACGCCGAGATCGTCTTCGACGACGTGCGGGTGCCCGCCGACAACCTCGTCGGCGAGGAGGGCGGTGGCTTCGCGATCGCGCAGTCCCGGCTGGGGCCGGGGCGCATCCACCACTGCATGCGGCTGATCGGCATGGCCGAGCGCGCGATCGAGCTCACCTGTCGCCGGGCGCTCGACCGGCAGCCGTTCGGCCGGCCGCTCGCCGAGCAGGGCGTCGTCCAGGAGTGGATCGCCGAGGCGCGCGTACGGGTCGAGCAGCTGCGCCTGCTGGTGCTCAAGACCGCGTGGCTGATGGACACCGTGGGCAACCGCGGCGCGCATACCGAGATCCAGGCGATCAAGATCGCCACGCCGCTCACGGTGGAGTGGATCCTCGACAAGGCGATTCAGGCGCACGGCGCCGGGGGAGTGAGCCAGGACTTCCCGCTCGCCGCGCTGTGGGCGACCGCGCGTTCGCTGCGGTTCGCCGACGGGCCCGACGAGGTCCACCGGCGGTCGCTCGCCCGCCGCGAGCTACGCCGCCACCGGACATGA
- a CDS encoding phosphotransferase, with amino-acid sequence MGEGADQRAAGRDADPPGLDLDRLRAYLDREHPGLIGTGELRGEVIGGGRSNLTYTVTDGRSRWIVRRPPLGHVLPTAHDMSREYRVITALHDTSVPVPRTFLLSTESDVVGAPFYVMEHVAGTPYHDGEQLAAIGPERTRAIGLRLVDTLVELHAVDPASVRLADFGRPEGFLERQLRRWKKQLDASRSRDVPRIDELHERLGAAVPVSPRAAIVHGDYRLDNALVDDEDRISAVLDWEMSTVGDPLSDLALLVMYADPAAVGNASHAAGYPGTEEMVTRYAERSGRDVSGLEWYVALAYFKLAVICEGIHLRFSHGQTVGEGFEHIGTHVGPLVAGGHARLDAAEGR; translated from the coding sequence GTGGGCGAAGGAGCTGACCAGCGAGCAGCGGGGAGGGATGCCGACCCGCCGGGGCTCGACCTGGACCGGCTGCGTGCCTACCTCGACCGCGAGCACCCCGGCCTGATCGGTACGGGTGAGCTGCGCGGTGAGGTGATCGGGGGCGGTCGGTCGAACCTGACGTACACGGTGACCGACGGACGGTCGCGGTGGATCGTCAGGCGGCCACCGCTCGGCCACGTCCTGCCCACCGCGCACGACATGTCCCGTGAGTACCGCGTCATCACGGCGTTGCACGACACGAGCGTGCCGGTGCCGCGCACCTTCCTCCTGTCCACCGAGTCCGACGTCGTGGGTGCGCCGTTCTACGTCATGGAGCACGTCGCGGGTACGCCGTACCACGACGGCGAGCAGCTCGCGGCGATCGGGCCCGAGCGCACGCGGGCCATCGGCCTCCGGCTGGTCGACACGCTCGTCGAGCTGCACGCCGTCGACCCCGCATCGGTGCGCCTGGCCGACTTCGGCCGCCCCGAGGGCTTCCTCGAACGCCAGCTGCGTCGGTGGAAGAAGCAGCTCGACGCGTCGCGCAGCCGCGACGTCCCGCGCATCGACGAGCTGCACGAACGGCTCGGCGCGGCGGTGCCGGTCTCGCCGCGAGCGGCCATCGTGCACGGGGACTACCGGCTCGACAACGCCCTCGTCGACGACGAGGACCGGATCAGCGCCGTCCTCGACTGGGAGATGTCCACCGTCGGCGATCCGCTCAGCGACCTCGCGCTGCTCGTCATGTACGCCGACCCCGCGGCCGTCGGGAACGCCAGCCATGCCGCGGGATACCCGGGCACCGAGGAGATGGTGACCCGCTACGCCGAACGGTCGGGACGCGACGTCTCCGGGCTGGAGTGGTACGTGGCACTCGCGTACTTCAAGCTCGCCGTGATCTGCGAGGGCATCCACCTCCGCTTCAGCCACGGGCAGACCGTGGGCGAGGGGTTCGAGCACATCGGTACGCACGTGGGCCCGCTGGTGGCCGGCGGTCACGCCCGACTCGACGCTGCTGAGGGACGGTGA
- a CDS encoding glucose 1-dehydrogenase — protein sequence MGEPTARPFDGRVAIVTGASRGIGLAVAETLLARGARVCVTARKPDPLAAAVRDLGGNGTVIGVPGRADDADHQQEAVARTVEAFGRVDMLVNNAGINPVYGPVLDSDPGAAAKTFAVNVIAPIGWVRAAHHAWMGEHGGAVVNMASITSMHASPGIGLYGVSKAALIRLTVELAAELAPTVRVNAVAPAIVKTRFATPLYEGREDDVAATYPMRRLGVPADVAGAVAFLLSDEADWITGQTLVLDGGLSLTTGG from the coding sequence GTGGGTGAGCCGACCGCACGCCCGTTCGACGGACGGGTGGCGATCGTCACCGGCGCGAGCCGCGGCATCGGGCTGGCGGTCGCGGAGACCCTGCTGGCCAGGGGCGCGCGGGTATGCGTCACGGCCCGCAAACCCGACCCACTCGCGGCCGCGGTGCGTGACCTCGGCGGGAATGGCACGGTCATCGGCGTGCCGGGCCGGGCCGACGACGCGGACCACCAGCAGGAGGCGGTGGCGCGCACGGTCGAGGCGTTCGGGCGGGTCGACATGCTGGTGAACAACGCGGGCATCAACCCGGTCTACGGGCCCGTGCTCGACAGCGATCCGGGGGCGGCGGCGAAGACCTTCGCGGTCAACGTGATCGCGCCGATCGGCTGGGTCCGCGCGGCTCACCACGCCTGGATGGGCGAACACGGCGGCGCGGTGGTCAACATGGCGTCGATCACGAGCATGCACGCCTCGCCGGGGATCGGCCTGTACGGAGTGAGCAAGGCCGCGCTGATCCGGCTCACCGTCGAGCTGGCCGCGGAGCTCGCGCCGACCGTGCGGGTCAACGCGGTCGCCCCGGCGATCGTGAAGACCCGCTTCGCCACCCCGCTCTACGAGGGCCGCGAGGACGACGTCGCGGCGACGTACCCGATGAGACGGCTCGGCGTCCCCGCGGACGTCGCGGGTGCGGTCGCCTTCCTGCTCTCCGACGAGGCGGACTGGATCACCGGTCAGACGCTCGTCCTGGACGGCGGACTCAGCCTGACCACCGGTGGATGA
- a CDS encoding acetyl-CoA C-acetyltransferase has protein sequence MPEAVIVATARSPIGRAGKGSLTELRPDDLTAAMVRAALDKVPELDPADVDDLLLGCGLPGGEQGFNMARVVAVLLGYDHLPGATVTRYCSSSLQTTRMAFHAIRAGEGEAFVSAGVECVSRFVKGSSDSLPDTANPAFADASARTGRRAQADAETWTDPRAAGQLPDVYIAMGQTAENVAQAWQVTRRMQDEFGVRSQHLAEAAIDNGFWKREITPVRLPDGTVVEADDGPRRGTTLEKASQLQPVFRPDGTVTAANCCPLNDGAAAVVVMSDERARALGITPLARIVSTGVTALSPEIMGLGPVEASRQALARAGMAIGDVDLVEINEAFAAQVIPSARELGVDQDRLNVNGGAIAVGHPFGMTGARITTTLLNSLQFHDKQIGLETMCVGGGQGMAMVVERLS, from the coding sequence ATGCCCGAGGCAGTCATCGTCGCGACGGCGCGGTCACCGATCGGCCGCGCGGGAAAGGGCTCGCTCACCGAGCTGCGACCCGACGACCTCACGGCCGCGATGGTGCGCGCGGCTCTCGACAAGGTTCCCGAGCTCGACCCGGCGGACGTCGACGACCTGCTGCTCGGGTGCGGTCTGCCGGGTGGTGAGCAGGGCTTCAACATGGCGCGCGTGGTCGCCGTCCTGCTCGGCTACGACCACCTGCCTGGTGCCACGGTGACGCGGTACTGCTCGTCGAGCCTGCAGACGACGCGGATGGCGTTCCACGCGATCAGGGCGGGCGAGGGCGAGGCGTTCGTGAGCGCCGGCGTCGAGTGCGTGTCGCGCTTCGTCAAGGGCAGCTCCGACTCGCTGCCCGACACGGCGAACCCGGCGTTCGCCGACGCGTCGGCCCGCACCGGGCGCCGGGCGCAGGCCGACGCCGAGACCTGGACGGATCCCCGCGCAGCCGGGCAGCTGCCTGACGTCTACATCGCCATGGGACAGACAGCCGAGAACGTGGCTCAGGCGTGGCAGGTCACCCGCCGGATGCAGGACGAGTTCGGCGTACGGAGCCAGCACCTCGCCGAGGCGGCGATCGACAACGGCTTCTGGAAGCGTGAGATCACCCCGGTGCGGCTTCCCGACGGCACGGTCGTGGAGGCGGACGACGGCCCGCGGCGTGGCACGACCCTGGAGAAGGCGTCGCAGCTGCAGCCGGTGTTCCGGCCGGACGGGACGGTGACGGCGGCCAACTGCTGCCCGTTGAACGACGGTGCCGCCGCGGTCGTGGTGATGAGCGACGAGCGGGCGAGGGCGCTGGGCATCACGCCGCTGGCGCGGATCGTCTCGACCGGCGTCACCGCGCTCTCGCCGGAGATCATGGGCCTGGGGCCGGTCGAGGCGTCCAGGCAGGCACTGGCCCGTGCCGGGATGGCGATCGGCGACGTCGACCTGGTCGAGATCAACGAGGCGTTCGCCGCCCAGGTCATCCCGTCGGCGCGGGAGCTGGGTGTCGACCAGGACCGGCTGAACGTCAACGGCGGGGCGATCGCCGTCGGGCACCCGTTCGGCATGACCGGAGCGCGCATCACGACCACCTTGCTCAACTCGCTGCAGTTCCACGACAAGCAGATCGGCCTCGAGACGATGTGCGTCGGCGGGGGCCAGGGCATGGCCATGGTCGTCGAGAGGCTGAGCTGA